A section of the Candidatus Saganbacteria bacterium genome encodes:
- the hisD gene encoding histidinol dehydrogenase — protein sequence MLNVISGKEIEAEILKIISKEAFDRSTENKVSEIVLNVKNRGDGAIFEYTKAFDNIEINEFSVTDQEFKDAYSNVGRDFIESLEVLGKNITEFHKKEKGSEWFEQQDEDAVVGIRNIPLGSAGIYVPGGRAKYPSSVLMNAIPAKVAGVPRVVMATPPPIDPHVLVAAAEVGVREVYKIGGAQAIAALAYGTRSVAKVDKIVGPGNIYVTIAKKLVSYDVGIDSLAGPSDILIIADCDAEPQYIAADLLSQCEHDPQSRAILVTDSETLIPRVLKEIESQFKKLKRQDIIKGSLDDNGRIFLVHKLKEAIDIANRIAPEHLEILVSPPQKIFEKITNAGAVFLGPYSPVAIGDYGAGPNHVLPTNGTARFSSPLGVYDFVKRQSFLGYTKGALNKIRKFSSKMAEVEGFDAHKRAIEIRFS from the coding sequence ATGCTTAATGTTATATCCGGGAAAGAAATCGAGGCGGAGATCTTAAAGATAATCAGCAAAGAAGCTTTTGACAGATCAACAGAAAATAAAGTTTCAGAGATCGTACTTAATGTAAAAAACAGGGGCGACGGGGCTATTTTCGAATATACAAAAGCTTTCGATAATATTGAAATCAACGAGTTCAGCGTAACTGACCAGGAATTTAAGGATGCGTATTCCAATGTCGGCAGGGACTTTATCGAATCGCTTGAGGTATTGGGGAAAAATATAACCGAGTTCCATAAAAAAGAAAAAGGATCCGAATGGTTTGAACAACAGGACGAAGACGCCGTTGTCGGCATAAGGAATATACCGCTTGGATCCGCCGGCATCTACGTCCCGGGAGGTCGCGCGAAGTACCCTTCGTCGGTCCTGATGAATGCGATACCCGCAAAAGTTGCCGGTGTGCCAAGAGTCGTGATGGCGACCCCGCCGCCGATCGATCCGCATGTATTGGTTGCCGCGGCCGAGGTAGGCGTAAGGGAAGTTTATAAGATCGGCGGCGCCCAGGCGATAGCCGCGCTTGCTTACGGGACGCGTTCGGTCGCAAAAGTCGATAAAATAGTCGGTCCCGGGAATATATATGTCACAATCGCAAAAAAGCTTGTTTCATACGATGTCGGCATCGATTCTTTGGCCGGGCCGTCGGATATTTTAATAATCGCCGATTGCGACGCGGAGCCGCAGTATATCGCCGCCGACCTATTGTCGCAATGTGAGCACGATCCTCAATCCAGGGCAATTCTTGTCACTGATTCCGAGACCTTGATACCAAGAGTCTTAAAGGAGATCGAAAGCCAGTTCAAGAAATTAAAAAGGCAGGATATCATCAAGGGATCCCTTGATGACAACGGCAGGATATTCCTGGTCCACAAATTAAAAGAAGCAATAGATATCGCGAACAGGATCGCCCCCGAGCATTTAGAGATATTGGTATCGCCTCCTCAAAAGATATTTGAAAAAATAACGAACGCGGGAGCGGTTTTTCTCGGGCCATATTCGCCTGTCGCGATCGGTGATTACGGAGCAGGCCCGAATCATGTGCTGCCGACCAATGGGACAGCAAGGTTCTCTTCTCCGCTTGGAGTTTACGATTTTGTGAAAAGACAGAGTTTTCTTGGATATACAAAGGGCGCACTGAACAAAATAAGGAAATTTTCATCAAAAATGGCCGAAGTTGAAGGCTTTGACGCCCATAAAAGGGCTATAGAGATAAGATTTTCTTAA